The proteins below come from a single Elgaria multicarinata webbii isolate HBS135686 ecotype San Diego chromosome 11, rElgMul1.1.pri, whole genome shotgun sequence genomic window:
- the ADAT3 gene encoding probable inactive tRNA-specific adenosine deaminase-like protein 3 → MEPDCKRQKMAEPCNSYPWEVLPVLSERESQKVTLLPVYAAPVLDKKEACRLVKDVSAVYPLSDHPHLKRVRACPSVDSPHPLEMILCPASLKREQDDVPSLTELFPDGRVVLCGLGEPFLTQVPASPPLTRPQYEEAVLHWPVSFHENKRISQAIDGSLFTDSQKAAMQNHMELAIQAAKQGARLGLKPVGAVVVDPASGKVLAAGHDCRDGLNPLLHATMVCIDLVAHAQGGGAYSYKDYPACTFLQLDSSSGGSSSFSDGLPYICTGYDMYLTREPCVMCAMALVHSRIERVFYGVPSPHGALGTEYHIHSRKDLNHRYEVFRGVLEDQCRCLVKISALKESARETD, encoded by the coding sequence ATGGAGCCAGACTGTAAGCGCCAGAAGATGGCAGAACCCTGCAATTCCTATCCTTGGGAAGTGCTACCTGTTCTTTCGGAGAGGGAATCCCAGAAAGTCACCTTACTGCCAGTCTATGCCGCCCCTGTCCTGGACAAGAAGGAGGCCTGCCGGCTGGTGAAGGACGTTTCTGCCGTCTACCCGCTGAGTGACCACCCGCACTTGAAACGTGTTCGTGCCTGTCCCTCTGTGGACAGCCCGCACCCGCTGGAGATGATCCTGTGCCCAGCGAGCCTCAAACGAGAGCAGGACGACGTGCCTTCTCTCACCGAACTCTTCCCCGATGGCCGAGTCGTCCTCTGTGGTTTGGGCGAACCTTTTTTGACTCAGGTCCCGGCCTCCCCACCCTTGACGCGTCCCCAGTACGAGGAAGCGGTTTTGCATTGGCCGGTCTCTTTCCATGAGAACAAACGCATCAGCCAGGCCATCGACGGCTCCCTCTTCACCGACTCGCAGAAGGCCGCCATGCAGAACCACATGGAGTTGGCCATCCAAGCTGCAAAACAGGGAGCAAGGCTGGGCTTGAAGCCGGTGGGGGCCGTGGTGGTTGACCCAGCCAGTGGGAAGGTTCTGGCAGCAGGGCATGACTGCAGGGATGGCCTAAACCCGCTGCTGCATGCTACCATGGTCTGCATCGATCTGGTGGCCCATGCCCAGGGAGGCGGGGCATACAGCTACAAAGATTACCCAGCCTGCACCTTCCTTCAGCTGGACAGCAGCTCAGGCGGTTCTTCCTCCTTCAGTGACGGGCTTCCGTATATTTGCACTGGCTATGATATGTACTTAACCCGGGAGCCTTGCGTTATGTGCGCCATGGCACTGGTGCACTCACGCATTGAGCGCGTTTTCTATGGGGTGCCGTCCCCTCATGGGGCCCTGGGGACCGAGTATCATATCCATAGCCGCAAAGATCTCAACCACCGCTACGAGGTCTTCCGGGGCGTCCTAGAAGATCAGTGCCGCTGCTTGGTGAAGATTTCGGCTCTTAAGGAATCAGCGAGAGAGACTGATTGA